The Natranaerovirga pectinivora genome includes a window with the following:
- a CDS encoding ABC transporter ATP-binding protein has translation MKKQNDKKILKRFISYYKPHKKLFALDMACAFMIAMIDLAFPMISRHLIEKLLPNQMYNTFFIFILALVVMYVIRGVFEFIVNYWGHILGVRIEYDMRSDLFLHLQKLPFKFYDKNRTGQIMSRVVNDLFEITELAHHGPEDIFLSTIMLVGSFLVLITIDWRLTLVLYVVVVVLVWFAITQRKKLSLGFKEVKKKTASINATLENSISGVRVAKAFANEAYEVEKFRAGNNAFRGSKKYAYKRMGIFMGGMHFMIYILNVIVIAVGGYFIMVDQMSYGDLLAFILYTNTFLQPIRRLTNFVQQFESGMTGFERFLEIMDIEPDIKDSDNAIEITNVTGNIEFKNVSFSYTDEEQVLTNLNVFIKEGETLALVGPSGGGKTTICQLIPRFYEIDEGDITIDNISIKDVTLSSLRRNIGVVQQDVFLFSGTIRDNILYGRINASEEEMIEAAKKAEIHDFIISLPKGYDTEVGDRGIRLSGGQKQRISIARVFLKNPPILILDEATSALDNETEIKIQKALEKLAKGRTTLVIAHRLSTIKNADKIVVMSDEGIKEEGSHEVLLEKGGIYSKLYKAQFKGYIPDEV, from the coding sequence TTGAAAAAACAAAATGATAAAAAAATATTAAAACGATTTATAAGTTATTATAAACCTCACAAAAAATTATTTGCTCTAGATATGGCTTGCGCTTTTATGATTGCCATGATTGATTTGGCATTTCCCATGATTTCTAGACATTTAATAGAGAAGTTACTGCCAAATCAGATGTATAATACCTTTTTTATATTTATATTGGCTTTAGTCGTAATGTATGTTATAAGAGGCGTATTTGAATTTATAGTTAATTACTGGGGACATATTCTAGGGGTTAGAATAGAGTATGATATGCGCAGTGATCTATTCTTGCATCTCCAAAAATTACCTTTCAAATTCTATGATAAAAATAGAACAGGACAAATTATGTCTAGAGTAGTTAACGATTTATTTGAAATAACGGAACTGGCACACCATGGTCCAGAAGATATATTCTTATCTACAATTATGCTTGTAGGTTCTTTTTTAGTACTGATTACCATTGATTGGCGCCTTACATTGGTTTTATATGTAGTAGTTGTTGTGCTGGTCTGGTTTGCTATTACTCAAAGAAAAAAATTATCTTTAGGCTTTAAAGAAGTTAAGAAAAAAACGGCAAGCATTAATGCAACATTAGAGAATAGTATTTCTGGTGTTCGTGTAGCTAAAGCTTTTGCCAATGAAGCATATGAAGTAGAAAAATTTAGGGCAGGAAACAATGCTTTTAGAGGCTCAAAAAAATACGCATACAAAAGAATGGGTATTTTTATGGGTGGTATGCATTTTATGATATATATCTTAAATGTTATTGTTATTGCCGTTGGTGGTTATTTTATAATGGTTGATCAAATGTCCTATGGAGATTTGCTTGCTTTTATTTTATATACCAATACCTTTTTACAACCTATTAGAAGGCTTACGAATTTTGTTCAACAATTTGAGTCTGGTATGACGGGTTTTGAGAGATTCCTAGAGATAATGGATATAGAACCAGATATAAAAGATAGTGATAATGCCATAGAAATCACTAATGTTACAGGTAATATAGAGTTTAAAAATGTAAGCTTTTCTTACACAGATGAAGAACAGGTCCTTACCAATCTCAATGTATTCATTAAAGAAGGAGAAACACTGGCATTGGTTGGACCATCAGGTGGAGGTAAAACTACTATATGTCAATTGATACCTAGATTTTATGAAATAGATGAAGGAGACATTACTATTGATAATATCAGTATTAAAGATGTAACCCTAAGTTCATTAAGAAGAAACATTGGGGTTGTTCAACAGGATGTTTTCTTATTTTCTGGCACTATTAGGGATAATATTTTATATGGAAGAATCAATGCATCAGAAGAAGAAATGATAGAAGCAGCTAAAAAGGCTGAGATACACGACTTTATTATCTCCTTGCCAAAAGGGTATGATACTGAAGTTGGAGATAGAGGTATTAGATTATCAGGAGGACAAAAACAAAGAATTAGTATTGCAAGAGTATTCCTTAAAAACCCTCCTATCCTTATTCTTGATGAAGCAACATCTGCTCTTGATAATGAAACAGAGATTAAGATTCAAAAAGCTTTAGAGAAATTGGCTAAAGGAAGGACCACATTGGTTATTGCTCATAGATTGTCTACGATTAAAAATGCAGATAAGATTGTTGTTATGAGTGATGAAGGCATTAAAGAAGAGGGTAGTCATGAGGTGTTATTAGAAAAAGGTGGGATATATTCTAAGCTTTATAAGGCTCAGTTTAAGGGGTATATTCCTGATGAAGTATAG
- the spoIIP gene encoding stage II sporulation protein P has protein sequence MERRKSIGSKKLNIIILLVMLVLSFNIIFKSYQIYIPTNDKSIFNEIGKRTSAYLSERILMNSVPLLGYTFENEEVLLKQDMLRGYETSIYKNFFSSYIPLIDYVLKEDSPTYYTVVELYPVIEFWQLEDEDNKLIEEAELEIINKGNEKNIDSHTNQVPDNIARSPVYNLNDLKDFNFMLKNIYTVDPSIYLTESDLKPEQWLTQDMTVDFTGEEPKVLIYHTHSQEAFLDSRNGFAQDTVVGLGEYLTEVLESQYGIKVLHHKGVYDYPLRDRAYANAVSPITKILEENPSIEIVIDLHRDGVRDETIRFVTEIEGETTAKIMFFNGLSKTTANGKMTPNTYLPNPYVSDNIALSLQMHLKAEELYPGITRKIYVRGERYNLHLKPKSLLIELGANSNTIEEARNAIEPLARVIYEVFSGK, from the coding sequence GTGGAGAGAAGAAAAAGCATAGGTAGTAAAAAATTAAACATAATCATTTTGTTAGTAATGTTAGTCCTTTCTTTTAATATAATATTTAAAAGCTATCAAATATATATTCCTACTAATGATAAAAGTATTTTTAATGAGATAGGTAAGAGGACAAGTGCTTATCTAAGTGAGAGAATACTTATGAATTCAGTGCCTTTATTAGGCTATACATTTGAGAATGAAGAGGTATTGCTTAAACAAGATATGTTAAGAGGGTATGAAACCAGTATTTATAAGAATTTTTTTTCATCCTATATACCGTTAATTGATTATGTTTTAAAGGAAGATTCTCCAACCTATTATACAGTGGTAGAGTTGTACCCAGTTATTGAATTTTGGCAACTGGAAGATGAAGATAATAAATTAATAGAAGAAGCAGAACTAGAAATTATAAATAAAGGCAATGAGAAAAATATAGATAGTCATACTAATCAAGTACCAGATAATATAGCAAGATCCCCAGTATATAATTTGAATGACCTAAAAGATTTTAATTTTATGCTAAAGAATATATATACAGTTGATCCTAGTATATATTTAACTGAAAGTGATCTTAAACCTGAGCAATGGTTGACCCAGGATATGACAGTAGATTTTACAGGAGAAGAACCTAAAGTTTTAATTTATCACACTCATTCTCAAGAGGCTTTTCTAGACAGTAGAAATGGATTTGCCCAAGATACGGTTGTTGGTTTAGGAGAGTATTTAACAGAAGTTTTAGAAAGTCAATATGGCATAAAAGTTCTACATCATAAAGGTGTCTACGATTATCCCCTTAGAGATAGAGCATATGCCAATGCAGTCAGTCCAATTACTAAAATATTAGAAGAAAATCCATCCATTGAGATAGTAATTGATTTACATAGGGATGGTGTAAGAGATGAAACCATTCGCTTTGTAACGGAAATAGAAGGAGAAACCACAGCTAAAATAATGTTTTTTAATGGTCTTAGTAAAACAACAGCTAATGGTAAAATGACGCCTAACACGTACCTGCCTAATCCTTATGTTAGTGACAATATAGCCTTAAGTTTACAAATGCATTTAAAAGCTGAGGAACTTTATCCTGGAATTACAAGAAAGATATACGTAAGAGGAGAAAGATATAACTTGCATTTAAAGCCTAAGTCTCTATTAATAGAACTTGGAGCTAATTCCAATACTATCGAAGAGGCTAGAAATGCCATTGAACCTTTGGCGCGGGTGATTTATGAAGTGTTTAGTGGGAAATAA
- the lysA gene encoding diaminopimelate decarboxylase, which produces MLKEHNKVTNSNNFYGNSTPVELVKEYGSTLYVYNEKILRERCRELKNLVSYPNFAVNYSVKANSSLGLLKIVNEEGLYADAMSPGEIHVNLAAGFAPEKILYISNNVSKEEMQFAIDKGVLTSVDSLSQLEQYGTLNPGGRVCIRFNPGVGAGHHEKVVTGGKKTKFGVDPHLIDEVKDILNKYDLKLAGINQHIGSLFMDGSKYVEGVQSILAIAENFKDLEFVDLGGGFGIPYNKLAGQPRLELKELGVQLDEVIKNWVAKYGKEIQFKIEPGRYIAAECGILLGTVHTVKYNYDNKYIGTDLGFNVLIRPAMYDSHHDIEVYRESDTPSTKYEFVNVVGNICESGDIIAKERELPELFEGDILGVLDAGAYGYCMASNYNNRLRPAEILIKEDGSHQLIRRRDTLEDIMRTFEI; this is translated from the coding sequence ATGTTAAAAGAACATAATAAAGTAACAAATAGTAATAATTTTTATGGTAACTCTACTCCTGTAGAGTTAGTAAAAGAATACGGGAGTACACTTTATGTTTACAATGAAAAAATCTTAAGAGAAAGATGCAGAGAGTTAAAAAACCTTGTGTCTTACCCTAACTTTGCAGTTAACTATTCTGTAAAAGCAAATAGTAGTCTTGGCTTATTAAAAATAGTAAATGAAGAAGGTTTGTACGCAGATGCCATGAGCCCTGGAGAAATTCACGTTAACTTAGCTGCTGGATTCGCACCAGAGAAAATATTATACATTAGTAATAATGTTTCAAAAGAAGAAATGCAATTTGCAATTGATAAAGGTGTTTTAACAAGTGTTGATTCATTGTCTCAATTAGAGCAATATGGTACATTAAATCCAGGAGGAAGAGTTTGTATTCGTTTCAATCCTGGTGTTGGTGCAGGACACCATGAAAAAGTTGTTACTGGTGGTAAAAAAACTAAATTTGGTGTAGATCCACACCTAATTGATGAAGTTAAAGACATCTTAAATAAATATGATTTAAAGCTTGCTGGCATTAACCAACATATCGGGTCATTATTTATGGATGGCAGCAAATATGTTGAAGGTGTTCAATCTATCTTAGCAATCGCTGAAAACTTTAAAGATTTAGAGTTTGTTGACTTAGGTGGCGGATTTGGAATACCATATAATAAACTGGCTGGTCAACCAAGACTTGAGTTAAAAGAATTAGGCGTGCAATTAGACGAAGTAATTAAAAACTGGGTTGCTAAATACGGTAAAGAAATTCAATTTAAAATTGAGCCAGGTCGTTATATTGCTGCTGAGTGTGGTATCTTATTAGGAACAGTTCATACAGTAAAATACAACTATGATAATAAATATATTGGAACAGATTTAGGATTTAATGTTTTAATTCGTCCAGCGATGTATGATTCTCATCATGACATTGAGGTATATCGTGAAAGCGATACACCTTCAACAAAATATGAGTTTGTAAATGTTGTTGGTAACATCTGCGAAAGCGGAGACATTATTGCAAAAGAAAGAGAACTTCCAGAGCTCTTTGAAGGCGATATTCTTGGTGTGCTTGATGCAGGTGCTTATGGCTATTGTATGGCATCAAACTACAACAACCGTTTAAGACCAGCTGAAATTCTTATTAAAGAAGATGGTAGCCATCAATTAATTAGACGTAGAGATACTTTAGAAGATATAATGAGAACATTTGAAATTTAA
- a CDS encoding TrmB family transcriptional regulator, which produces MDLLSAFKSIGFTKQETDIYLTLCEHGELSGYEAAKLSGISRSNTYASLSNLVEKGGAYVIEGQPTKYMATPIKELLQNSKTWFEKNIRFIEENVVYNNKPQQEAYVTIIGYDNIFNKLENMISLTNTHLYFSAEAKIINKFTNTLTKIAEDKKVVILSDEKILIPNIICYKTDVTSSLKLIVDTTTVLTGTLDQCLFSKNLTLVQLIREAMMNEIKLIQYEG; this is translated from the coding sequence ATGGATTTACTAAGTGCTTTTAAATCTATTGGTTTTACCAAGCAAGAAACAGATATTTACCTTACTCTATGCGAGCATGGTGAATTATCAGGTTATGAAGCAGCAAAATTATCTGGTATATCACGTTCAAATACTTATGCTTCTTTATCAAATCTAGTAGAAAAAGGTGGGGCCTATGTTATTGAAGGTCAACCAACAAAATATATGGCAACACCCATCAAGGAATTGTTGCAAAATTCTAAAACTTGGTTTGAGAAAAATATAAGATTCATTGAAGAAAATGTGGTTTATAATAACAAACCTCAACAAGAGGCATATGTAACAATAATAGGATATGATAATATTTTTAATAAATTAGAAAATATGATATCCTTAACAAATACTCATCTTTATTTTTCTGCCGAAGCTAAGATTATAAATAAATTTACTAATACTTTGACTAAAATAGCAGAAGATAAAAAAGTGGTTATTTTAAGTGATGAAAAAATATTGATACCAAATATAATTTGCTACAAAACAGATGTAACATCTTCTCTAAAATTAATCGTAGATACTACAACAGTATTAACTGGAACATTAGACCAATGTTTATTTTCTAAAAACTTAACATTAGTTCAATTAATTAGAGAAGCTATGATGAATGAAATAAAACTAATACAATATGAAGGATAA
- a CDS encoding putative manganese-dependent inorganic diphosphatase: MDEKIYVFGHRNPDTDSVCSAIAYANLKKQLGYTNITPFALGGINNETKFALDYFNFKAPKLLSKLKIKVRDLFLRPVTCLKQSSSILEAVDAIVNKNKHSTPVVDNEGRLMGVITLTDIYPDLIGKVEKDHLKKTKTPFENIINVLDGIIYYGCYPYKSVKGEIITFSELLLEEPLKEGDILILGDVNEYKEKAIKSGATCLIIATENKSTFQMNIPSDFKGIVLVVETSVFNIIKLIEKTVPVESMIKKQMLEYFELNDTIEEVKEQIFGSKHRSFPVVNKEGVVVGLLSRSDLLRVNRKKVILVDHNEKEQSVQGIEDAEILEIIDHHRIANVQTMSPLYFRAEPVGCTSTIIKSLYDESNESIPKDIAGLMLSAILSDTLLFHSPTCTERDKKAAYELAKIAGVNIETYGMDMIIAGTAINEDETPESLITKDMKSFNLGKHKSMVSQINTGDFKSLSKMLPILKEKIEKICEDENFDVAVLMITSIIIGGTEIIVAGRNKILAQNAFNMKVDEDTIFLPGVFSRKKQIVPELMNAAQL, translated from the coding sequence ATGGACGAAAAGATTTATGTCTTTGGTCATAGGAACCCTGATACTGATTCAGTATGTTCGGCAATTGCGTATGCAAATCTTAAAAAACAATTAGGTTATACTAATATTACCCCTTTTGCGTTAGGGGGAATTAATAACGAAACAAAATTTGCTCTTGATTATTTTAACTTTAAAGCACCTAAATTATTAAGCAAATTAAAAATAAAAGTAAGGGATTTGTTTTTAAGACCCGTAACTTGTTTAAAACAAAGTAGTTCTATATTAGAAGCAGTAGATGCTATCGTTAATAAAAACAAACACTCAACACCTGTAGTAGATAATGAGGGAAGACTTATGGGGGTTATTACCTTAACAGATATTTATCCTGATTTAATTGGTAAAGTGGAAAAAGACCACTTAAAGAAGACAAAGACACCATTTGAAAACATTATCAATGTACTTGACGGAATCATTTATTACGGATGTTATCCATATAAAAGTGTTAAGGGTGAAATTATAACTTTTTCAGAACTTCTATTAGAGGAACCCTTAAAAGAGGGTGATATTCTAATTTTAGGAGATGTTAATGAATACAAAGAAAAAGCCATAAAAAGCGGTGCTACATGTCTTATCATAGCAACAGAGAACAAATCAACTTTCCAAATGAATATTCCATCTGACTTTAAAGGGATTGTTTTAGTTGTAGAAACATCTGTATTCAATATTATTAAATTAATAGAAAAAACAGTTCCTGTAGAAAGTATGATAAAAAAACAAATGCTTGAGTATTTTGAGCTAAATGACACAATTGAAGAAGTAAAAGAACAAATATTTGGCTCTAAACATAGAAGTTTCCCAGTTGTTAATAAAGAAGGAGTTGTAGTAGGGTTACTATCAAGAAGTGACCTTTTAAGAGTGAATAGAAAAAAAGTAATCCTTGTAGATCACAATGAAAAAGAACAATCTGTACAAGGGATAGAGGATGCAGAAATACTTGAAATCATTGACCACCATAGAATTGCTAATGTACAAACCATGTCCCCATTATACTTTAGGGCAGAACCGGTAGGGTGTACTTCTACAATAATAAAATCTTTATACGATGAATCTAATGAGTCTATTCCTAAAGATATAGCAGGATTGATGTTAAGTGCCATCTTATCAGATACTTTACTATTCCATTCTCCTACGTGTACAGAAAGGGATAAAAAAGCGGCGTATGAATTAGCAAAAATTGCTGGTGTTAATATAGAAACCTACGGAATGGATATGATTATAGCAGGTACAGCCATTAATGAAGATGAGACACCAGAATCATTAATCACTAAAGATATGAAAAGTTTTAATTTGGGCAAACATAAATCAATGGTCTCTCAAATTAATACAGGTGATTTTAAATCTCTAAGTAAAATGTTACCTATATTAAAGGAAAAAATAGAAAAAATATGTGAAGATGAAAATTTTGATGTAGCGGTGTTAATGATTACAAGTATTATTATTGGTGGAACAGAAATTATTGTGGCAGGTAGAAATAAAATCCTCGCACAGAATGCATTTAATATGAAAGTGGATGAAGATACAATCTTTTTACCAGGAGTATTTTCAAGAAAAAAACAAATTGTGCCTGAACTAATGAATGCGGCTCAACTATAG